One Chordicoccus furentiruminis DNA window includes the following coding sequences:
- a CDS encoding ExeA family protein has protein sequence MALVLVGQTELWNNKLKLQRYAAIRQRIDMYCTLPPLDRADCERYIQTHLGYAGCRQDIFTDTAIDRVFQISTGIPRMINRVCDKSLMYAYQNQKRLIDDHMVSYVAEHEMLAAKNE, from the coding sequence ATGGCGCTGGTGCTGGTCGGACAGACTGAGCTCTGGAATAATAAGCTTAAACTTCAGCGGTATGCAGCAATCCGGCAGAGAATCGATATGTACTGCACGCTGCCTCCACTGGACCGGGCAGACTGTGAAAGATACATACAGACGCATCTGGGGTATGCCGGCTGCCGGCAGGATATCTTCACCGACACCGCCATTGACCGGGTGTTCCAGATCTCCACCGGTATTCCGAGGATGATTAACCGCGTATGCGATAAGAGTCTGATGTATGCGTACCAGAACCAGAAACGTCTGATCGATGACCACATGGTCAGCTATGTGGCTGAGCATGAAATGCTGGCCGCTAAAAATGAATAA
- a CDS encoding L-lactate dehydrogenase — MSFKDSKVVVIGTGNVGSTTAYSILNQGLCEEVVLIDVNRDKAYAEALDMAHSVYFMNRNIDVHAGDYKDCADADVVIITASAPMPKDSTNRLEMLAPSMRIMKSIVSSVMASGFDGIILVISNPVDIMTYYAWKISGLPAKQVIGSGTNLDSARLCCELAKLYDLDAKSVSAFVCGEHGDSEFVVWNSATIGGKKIDDVMNDNAPRTGTATKQSLLKMTAQSGWEIFNRKGNTCYGIAASATSIVKSILFNENQIYPVSVNVDGAYGLSGVFLSVPTIIDKTGAKEVVEIKLQPDEEAALQKSAGVLKSFYKELEM; from the coding sequence ATGAGTTTCAAGGACTCGAAGGTTGTGGTCATCGGAACCGGAAACGTAGGTTCGACGACTGCATACAGCATCCTGAATCAGGGCCTTTGCGAAGAGGTGGTCCTGATCGATGTCAACAGGGACAAGGCTTACGCGGAGGCGCTGGACATGGCGCATTCGGTTTATTTCATGAACCGGAATATCGATGTTCACGCAGGCGACTACAAGGACTGCGCGGATGCGGATGTCGTCATCATCACCGCGTCCGCTCCCATGCCGAAGGACTCAACGAACCGGCTTGAGATGCTTGCTCCGAGCATGCGGATCATGAAGAGCATCGTGAGCAGCGTGATGGCAAGCGGTTTTGACGGCATCATTCTCGTGATCTCCAATCCGGTCGACATCATGACCTATTACGCCTGGAAGATCTCAGGACTTCCGGCAAAGCAGGTCATCGGCAGCGGCACGAATCTGGACAGCGCCAGACTGTGCTGCGAGCTCGCAAAGCTCTATGATCTGGACGCGAAGAGTGTCTCGGCCTTTGTCTGCGGAGAGCACGGGGACAGCGAATTCGTCGTATGGAATTCCGCCACGATCGGCGGAAAGAAAATCGATGATGTGATGAACGACAACGCGCCGCGCACAGGCACGGCGACAAAGCAGAGCCTGCTGAAGATGACGGCGCAGTCCGGATGGGAAATCTTCAACCGCAAGGGCAATACCTGCTACGGCATAGCCGCATCGGCCACCTCCATCGTAAAATCCATCCTGTTCAATGAGAACCAGATCTATCCGGTCTCCGTAAACGTGGACGGCGCGTACGGGTTAAGCGGCGTGTTCCTGTCCGTTCCGACCATTATCGACAAGACAGGAGCTAAAGAGGTCGTCGAGATCAAGCTGCAGCCGGACGAGGAAGCCGCGCTTCAGAAGTCAGCCGGCGTGCTGAAGTCGTTTTATAAAGAACTTGAGATGTAA
- a CDS encoding AzlC family ABC transporter permease: MKAKAFKAAFPYTLPIFAGFWFLALAYGILMNVNGFSFIYPMFMSLFIYGGSLEFLVVSMLMSSFAPLSALAVTLLVQSRHLFYGIAMLDRFKGMGWKKPYLIFGMCDETFSINYTANIPEDVDRGWFMFFVTLLNHCYWVSGATIGGLIGSLLKFDTKGLDFVMTAMFVTIFMNQWMKEEKKYTGMIGIGAAAICLMMFGPDSFMVPAMLAILTLLTAFRKPIEKSYAEGEDQI, encoded by the coding sequence ATGAAAGCCAAAGCTTTTAAAGCTGCCTTCCCATACACCCTTCCGATTTTTGCCGGGTTCTGGTTTCTGGCGCTTGCCTATGGGATTCTGATGAATGTAAACGGCTTTTCCTTCATCTATCCGATGTTTATGAGCCTGTTTATCTATGGCGGCTCGCTGGAATTTCTCGTTGTCTCGATGCTGATGTCTTCATTTGCTCCATTATCCGCTCTGGCTGTCACACTGCTTGTGCAGTCCAGACATCTGTTTTATGGGATCGCCATGCTGGATCGTTTCAAAGGCATGGGATGGAAAAAACCATATCTGATATTCGGAATGTGTGATGAAACCTTCTCGATCAACTACACAGCGAATATTCCGGAAGATGTGGATCGTGGATGGTTTATGTTTTTTGTCACGCTCCTGAACCATTGTTACTGGGTTTCCGGTGCAACGATCGGCGGATTAATCGGATCGCTTCTGAAATTCGATACGAAGGGGCTTGACTTTGTGATGACCGCTATGTTTGTGACGATCTTCATGAATCAGTGGATGAAAGAAGAGAAAAAATACACCGGGATGATCGGCATCGGCGCAGCCGCCATATGTCTCATGATGTTCGGTCCTGATTCCTTTATGGTGCCGGCCATGCTGGCGATACTGACACTGCTGACCGCTTTCAGAAAACCGATCGAAAAATCTTATGCAGAAGGAGAAGATCAAATATGA
- a CDS encoding MerR family transcriptional regulator, which yields MKTVNEVSKLTGVSIRTLQYYDKIGLLKPAEYTESGYRLYDDAALERLQQILLFRELEFPLKDIKDIVTRSDFDKRLALDQQIELLELKKEHIENLISMCRGLRMRGVRHLDFTAFDSSKLDEYAKRAKEQWGNTPEYKEFEEKNGKRSKSEEESIMTDFMKIFEEFGARKDQDPASAEVQDQVRKLQGFITEHFYKCTKEILSSLGKMYAGGGEFTENINKMGGEGTAEFTHRAIQIYCG from the coding sequence ATGAAGACAGTAAATGAAGTGAGTAAGCTGACGGGAGTGAGTATACGCACACTGCAGTATTACGATAAAATAGGACTCTTAAAACCGGCGGAGTATACCGAGTCCGGATACAGGCTGTATGACGATGCGGCGCTGGAGAGACTTCAGCAGATTTTACTGTTTCGTGAGCTTGAATTTCCGCTTAAGGATATCAAGGATATCGTAACCAGATCTGATTTTGACAAGAGATTGGCACTTGATCAGCAGATAGAACTTCTTGAATTAAAGAAGGAACATATCGAAAATCTGATCAGTATGTGCCGTGGTTTAAGAATGAGAGGAGTGAGACATTTGGATTTTACAGCATTTGATTCAAGCAAATTAGACGAATACGCTAAGCGTGCAAAAGAACAGTGGGGTAATACTCCGGAATATAAGGAATTCGAAGAGAAGAACGGTAAGCGTTCAAAGAGCGAGGAAGAAAGTATTATGACCGATTTCATGAAAATCTTTGAAGAGTTCGGAGCTAGGAAGGATCAGGATCCTGCTTCTGCAGAAGTTCAGGATCAGGTAAGGAAGCTGCAGGGCTTTATTACCGAGCATTTTTATAAATGTACTAAGGAGATTCTTTCAAGTCTCGGTAAGATGTATGCCGGTGGCGGCGAATTCACCGAGAACATTAATAAGATGGGCGGAGAAGGAACTGCTGAATTTACTCACCGGGCGATACAGATCTATTGCGGATGA
- a CDS encoding branched-chain amino acid transporter permease, producing the protein MTISEQIITIVICVLGTMLTRFLPFLVFSSKKPTPKYIVYLGKALPCAVFGMLVVYCLKNVSLLSGTHGIPELIAIGITAGLHLWKKQMLLSIAGGTIAYMLLVQLVF; encoded by the coding sequence ATGACCATATCCGAACAAATCATCACGATCGTGATCTGCGTTCTCGGCACCATGCTGACACGCTTTCTGCCGTTTCTCGTCTTTTCTTCAAAGAAACCGACGCCAAAGTATATTGTCTATCTGGGAAAAGCGCTTCCCTGTGCCGTCTTTGGAATGCTTGTGGTCTACTGTCTGAAAAATGTTTCCCTGCTCTCCGGTACACACGGCATCCCGGAGCTGATTGCGATCGGAATAACAGCCGGTCTTCATCTTTGGAAAAAGCAGATGCTGTTATCCATCGCCGGAGGAACGATTGCATATATGCTGCTCGTGCAACTTGTTTTTTAA